AGAGGTCTAGTGGACTACCGAGTGGACTAATAGACTACCGAGTGGACTAGTGGATACAGAGGGGACTGGTGGACTACTGAGTGGACTAGTGGACTACCGAGTGGACTAGTGCATACAGAGGGTACTGGTGGACTACTGAGTGGACTAGTGGACTACcgagcatgggcgtggtagtgaggggaaaagtggacctgactacccagggccagAGTaaggagaggggcccatgaaaatccagatttttttttctcttacgtTCCTTGTGTACTTGCATGGATAGGGACCCACTGacactgagagtgtacagggcccagaactTGCTGAacttgctgctacgcccctgctacCGCTCCCCCTCCCAAGCACCCACCCAAGCTCcccctcccaaacacacacacacacactttgtcaaGTAGTGTGAAAGAAAGTATCAGACCTTTTTcaaaaagagaaataaacagtTGTAACAGCACTACTGTATTTAAATCAGTGTTGCAACCTGTAAATATTTCCTAAAAGCACTTAAGTACATTGATTTACTACTTAACACATTCAAGTTAtatgttttggttattttttggAAAAATCACAAAAGGTGTTATGACTGTCTCTGGTCTCCCCTACAatcattaaaacattattcagtgttctttgctatcagggttAAATTGTTCTGAAGGGtgcgacacacacgcacacccacacggacacccacaaacacacacagagacttgtATGGTTGTAAAGTAAGGACAACAGATTCGGCAGTCTAAATAAAACACTACGGGTCACGGTGGCAACGCGCTGGCGTGTGAAGGGTTATGGAAACCGGGAGTTTGCGCATGCGCACTGATTCATCACTGCAGAcagctctctctcacatacacacacacacacacacacacagacgctggCACGCGCACATACGATCCGCTTCCGCGCGGTCAGCTAGCCCGTCATGAAGATGAGCTCGCGATAGTGCATTATTTTCCTATCATCATTTTTATTATCACGCACCGCGCGAGCTCGGTTTGTCTGCAGCTGCGCGCGCGCAccgctcggtgtgtgtgtgtgtgttgttttttctatttttctatgcGGCGTTTATGAAGCCGGGCTTCCTCCACCAtccggagcagcagcagcagcctcagTCAGCATGTCCCGCTCCAGCAGGCCCGCCGCGCCGCACGCGGAGGACGAGCGCAAGCAGCGCCAGCTCCTCTCCTTCCTCTTCTACCAGGCCGTGAGGGACCACAAGCCCGTGTGGATGCTGGAGGACATGCGCACTATGGAGACGTTTCACTGGGAGGAGAGCGCGAGGCAGCGCTCCTACACCCCCTCCGAGGCTCTGCTGTACGCCATCGTGCACGACCACCAGGCCTACGCCCAGTATCTGCTGAGCCACTTCTCGGACGGTGCTCTGGCCATGCCAGGTGAGCGCTTCTGCTGCTGCACCTCCTCCGCACCCCACCTGGCCATGGCCGTCCGCTACGACCGGCGGGACATCCTGACCCTCATCCTGCAGGTGGCCCACCGGCTGCCCGGCCTGCGCTCCTACATAAACAGGGGTGGGTGTTTCCACGCCGAGGATGGCAAGACCCCCCTGCACCTGGCCTGCGAACTGCTGAGGTCAGAGGCAGTCATGCTGCTCCTGGGCAGCGGTGCTTCACCCCAGGCCCAGGACAACAACGGCATGACCCCTCTGGACGTCATCCTGGAGCAGCTCTGGGACTCCAAAGTCAACACAGGGCCCAAAAAGCTGTGCCTGGACAGCCTGCTGATGTTCATGCCGGACGTCCGCTTCAAAATGAAGAGCTCGCTGGAGAAGGACCCGCAGTGCTGGTCCAAAGTGCTGGGAGAAGACAAGTTCAACTATCTGATAGGAAAGCTGCCAGCACCCCTGTTTCTCATAGCTATGCAAACCGTCCTCTCCCAGCTGCCCCCAGAACAGTTCCCCAACAGCCTGGACAAGCTGCCCATACCGGCTGCCCTCAAACCACTCCCGCAGGCCTTCAAGCCACAAGGCCGCTACACTGTGGCCTAGCGTGTTTTAACCTCTCAGAGAAATGTGCactttaaaactctaaaactcgtATTTATTTAAACATGATGAACATGTTGGCATGAACTGAAACATTTGACAATGAAACAGTTTTAACTAGTGTTGCGTGAATGATGTGGCATGAAATGGTGAatgatggatgtgtgtgtgtgtgtgtgtgtgtgtgtgtgtgtttcagagcatcAAAGCCGCATCAAACGCAACAACTCAACATGAACTTAACatgctgagcagcagcagcaatacATACGTCTTCCTCTTCTCTTCTAATGCAGCGGATAAGATTTGACTTAATAATggaaacacctgtttttaaatcatgtttttaagTCACAAGCTTAAAAAAGCAGTGTCTGTGTTTACTACTGGTTACTACTTAATAACAACATGAACTGGCTTCTGCTCTtctcttaactatttattatttattgtataatttatgAGAGTGTCTTCTtacaatctgtcaagttttttttacagaaagcCAAAGAAAGCCTTGGACTCATATCACCTGTTCTTTATTGTTCAGCCTGTCTATGGGAGTGCTTCCCTACCAATTACCACATACCAACTGTAAAACAAAAGGCAGACACACCCGTTATTACTGACAAACCTGAAGATCAGGCTGAATTGGCCTCCTCCCTCCTTCACCTCTGAGTGCAGACATTTACAACTACTAATTATCATGCTCTGATTATATTCCTGTTAATCATTCTAGGACTTCATCCTCAACATTGTTCAGCTGTCTGTCACAATTATTACCTCATCTGGtctgaaagagaaaagaagacatTGATTAAAAATCTCCAGTGCTGAACTGGGTCCAGAACAGACCCACTGTGTCCTGTTTTTATTAGCGTGCACATATGAAGTACTCGTCAAATTCTCATCCCAGCGCCTGTGCTTAGGCAGGTGCTTGACTCAACCACAATAAAGGTGTTGCATACTGTAAGGAAGTATATATTGATATATGATCTATTGCattttttcaaatcaaattttaggaaaaactgaaatataaaatgaatataaaacattatcacaacactgccatctagtgtcaAAACATGAAATACAGTCATCAATCTTTTTCATGTAAATTATTTGTAAGAAGTTTAAACTGTATTGACATTGTATTGCAAAATGTAAAACTACAATATATTAACATGTTAATACATGCCTAGTGTCCAGCCGGATGCACTTGTGTGAACATCTAATGTGGTGTTCTGTGATTTAGAAAAAAATGGACCAAACTTACCAAATGAAAGCAGTCTTAATAAAGTTTAGGTAATatgttttgtttggtttgattGTCTGGAGTTCACACAAAATTTAGCAACCAACATAGCAGTAAGTTTTCTGACAAATGGTACATTCTGACTACTGACCACAGTTTATtccaatgttatatagagtttattacaggtaaacgctctcactgatcactgactttatgtttatttgggtttattctaatgttatatagagtttattacaggtaaacgctctcactgatcactgactttatgtttatttgggtttattctaatgttatatagagtttattacaggtaaacactctcactgatcactgattttatgtttatttgggtttattctaatgttatatagagtttattacaggtaaacgctctcactgatcactgactttatgtttatttgggtttattctaatgttatatagagtttattacaggtaaacactctcactgatcactgactttatgtttatttgggtttattctaatgttatatagagtttattacaggtaaacactctcactgatcactgactttatgtttatttaagtttattctaatgttttatagagtttattac
This genomic interval from Astyanax mexicanus isolate ESR-SI-001 chromosome 1, AstMex3_surface, whole genome shotgun sequence contains the following:
- the zgc:112001 gene encoding ankyrin repeat domain-containing protein 9, translated to MSRSSRPAAPHAEDERKQRQLLSFLFYQAVRDHKPVWMLEDMRTMETFHWEESARQRSYTPSEALLYAIVHDHQAYAQYLLSHFSDGALAMPGERFCCCTSSAPHLAMAVRYDRRDILTLILQVAHRLPGLRSYINRGGCFHAEDGKTPLHLACELLRSEAVMLLLGSGASPQAQDNNGMTPLDVILEQLWDSKVNTGPKKLCLDSLLMFMPDVRFKMKSSLEKDPQCWSKVLGEDKFNYLIGKLPAPLFLIAMQTVLSQLPPEQFPNSLDKLPIPAALKPLPQAFKPQGRYTVA